One window of the Benincasa hispida cultivar B227 chromosome 3, ASM972705v1, whole genome shotgun sequence genome contains the following:
- the LOC120072717 gene encoding peroxidase 10 isoform X6 has protein sequence MAVSNDTRMAASLLRLHFHDCFVNGCDGSLLLDDTSTFKGEKNALPNMNSVRGYEVIDNIKAVLERVCPSVVSCTDIVTLAAREAVYLAGGPFWQIPLGRRDGTTASESEANQLPSPVEPLENIIAKFTSKGLDLKDVVVLSGAHTFGFARCMMFKHRLFNFDGAGNPDPELDVMLRQNLQSNCPNQEDSNNKFAPLDAYTINRFDNVYYRNLVNKLGLLQSDQALMKDNTTAPFVVNYSRYPYLFYRDFGASMVKLANTGILTGQNGEIRKNCRVVN, from the exons GGTTGTGATGGATCATTGTTGCTTGATGACACTAGCACATTTAAGGGGGAGAAAAATGCATTGCCGAATATGAACTCAGTTCGAGGCTATGAGGTCATTGATAATATAAAGGCTGTTTTAGAGAGAGTCTGCCCATCTGTTGTCTCATGTACTGATATAGTAACTCTAGCAGCTAGAGAGGCTGTCTACCTT GCTGGGGGACCATTTTGGCAAATTCCACTTGGTCGCCGAGATGGCACAACAGCAAGCGAGAGTGAAGCCAATCAGCTGCCATCACCAGTGGAGCCATTGGAGAATATCATTGCGAAATTCACTTCGAAAGGCCTTGATCTGAAGGATGTTGTTGTTCTCTCAG GTGCACACACTTTCGGATTTGCTCGGTGTATGATGTTCAAGCATAGGCTATTCAACTTTGATGGTGCTGGAAATCCCGATCCAGAACTTGACGTCATGCTGCGACAGAACTTACAGAGCAACTGTCCAAATCAAGAAGACTCCAACAACAAATTTGCCCCCTTGGATGCCTACACGATCAACCGGTTCGACAATGTGTATTACAGAAACTTGGTGAACAAGTTGGGACTCCTGCAGTCAGACCAAGCTCTCATGAAAGACAATACAACTGCTCCTTTTGTGGTTAACTACAGCCGGTACCCATATCTGTTTTACAGGGACTTTGGAGCATCAATGGTGAAGCTGGCAAATACTGGGATCCTTACAGGCCAAAATGGAGAGATTAGGAAGAATTGCAGGGTGGTGAACTAG